The genomic DNA ATCGCACCCGCACAAATCCAAAATAATTCCGTTATTTTCACCCCCGAACAATATCATTATTTGTATCGAGTCTTGCGCTTACAAACAGGCGATCGCTTCATCATTATGGATGGTTTGGGTAAATCTTGGTTGACTCAATTACAGGAAAATTCGGCTCAAATTCTGGAATCTATAGACACACAGACTGAACTTCCCAGAGCGGTAACTCTAATTTTAGCTTTACCTAAGAATGGATTTGACGAAGTAGTGCGCGCTTGTACCGAATTGGGAGTGAGTAGGATTCTACCAGTTATGAGCGATCGCACCTTACTCAATCCGAGTTCGCAAAAACTCATCCGGTGGCGACGGATTGCTCAAGAAGCAGCAGAACAGTCAGAACGCCAGGTTGTTCCTACTATATTAGATCCAGTTGATTTAACCAAAGCTTTATCGACTACAGATGCCAAAATCAAGTATATT from Merismopedia glauca CCAP 1448/3 includes the following:
- a CDS encoding 16S rRNA (uracil(1498)-N(3))-methyltransferase; translated protein: MYLQRLAIAPAQIQNNSVIFTPEQYHYLYRVLRLQTGDRFIIMDGLGKSWLTQLQENSAQILESIDTQTELPRAVTLILALPKNGFDEVVRACTELGVSRILPVMSDRTLLNPSSQKLIRWRRIAQEAAEQSERQVVPTILDPVDLTKALSTTDAKIKYICVARGNNPHLLTRLQSERLEDIALAIGSEGGWTIQEVETAIDYGFQPVSLGNRILRAITAPITAMSLIAASIELINGNA